Proteins encoded in a region of the Geobacillus genomosp. 3 genome:
- a CDS encoding YheC/YheD family protein gives MTYEFIIDKNGENTVTLPASLQANGQTAAAFGSVLVPCRIVSSSALTDRVVITSDVARRLSIPFAANVHVFLTAEAVHFGPLVGVFTAGFTKSLQRPVGGRSFFFAKLLAQEKQVGGFAFLFGPSHIDWENGMINGYFYTERGWERHTVPLPTVIYNRLPNRRIENNEMFQTITETLQTAYGIPVFNGHFFNKWDIYRQLATHREARPYLPATSAHITWQTVEQFLTRYTEAYVKPADGSLGRGIYHLAQKNNVYECRFRDEQGETKTALFPTAMALWHYLLAEAPLHRCVIQQAVPLMTVNGRPTDFRVHTNKNEYGQWQVSAIAAKIAGRQSITTHMNSGGIVKTLEDIFPDTAQRETVLARLHNAALTLSRCLDETSETLIGEIGFDLGVDKQGKIWMFEANSKPGRSIFKHPGLKEADERTSLLPLAYAVHLSKTAITEPEALWP, from the coding sequence ATGACCTATGAATTCATCATTGACAAAAACGGGGAGAACACGGTCACCTTGCCCGCCTCGCTTCAAGCAAACGGACAAACGGCAGCTGCGTTTGGCAGCGTGCTTGTCCCGTGCCGGATTGTTTCCTCTTCCGCGCTCACCGACCGCGTGGTCATCACAAGTGACGTCGCCCGGCGCCTATCCATTCCGTTTGCCGCTAACGTCCACGTCTTTTTAACCGCGGAAGCCGTCCATTTCGGTCCGCTTGTCGGCGTTTTCACCGCCGGATTTACAAAGTCGCTTCAGCGGCCGGTCGGGGGGCGCAGTTTTTTCTTCGCCAAACTGTTAGCGCAAGAGAAACAAGTCGGCGGATTCGCTTTTTTGTTCGGCCCTTCCCATATCGACTGGGAAAACGGAATGATCAACGGCTATTTTTATACGGAACGCGGTTGGGAGCGCCATACGGTGCCATTGCCGACCGTTATTTACAACCGCCTGCCAAACCGGCGCATTGAAAATAACGAAATGTTTCAAACGATCACCGAGACGTTGCAAACCGCTTATGGCATTCCGGTGTTTAATGGTCATTTTTTCAACAAATGGGATATTTACCGTCAACTCGCCACCCATCGCGAAGCGCGACCGTACTTGCCAGCGACATCTGCCCATATTACATGGCAGACAGTCGAACAGTTTCTCACCCGCTACACGGAAGCGTATGTGAAACCGGCGGATGGGAGCCTCGGCCGCGGCATCTACCATTTGGCCCAAAAAAACAATGTATACGAATGCCGTTTTCGCGATGAACAAGGGGAAACGAAAACCGCCCTGTTTCCAACTGCCATGGCACTATGGCATTATTTGCTTGCCGAGGCGCCACTGCATCGCTGCGTCATTCAGCAGGCTGTGCCGCTCATGACCGTCAATGGCCGGCCGACGGATTTTCGCGTCCATACTAATAAAAATGAATACGGCCAATGGCAAGTGAGCGCCATCGCGGCCAAAATCGCCGGAAGGCAAAGCATCACCACTCATATGAACAGCGGCGGAATCGTTAAAACACTCGAAGACATTTTTCCGGACACTGCCCAGCGCGAAACCGTGTTGGCACGTCTGCATAACGCCGCTCTTACACTTAGCCGCTGCCTTGACGAAACATCGGAAACTTTGATCGGTGAAATCGGCTTTGACCTCGGTGTGGATAAACAGGGGAAAATTTGGATGTTCGAAGCCAACTCCAAACCAGGGCGCTCAATTTTTAAGCATCCAGGGCTTAAGGAGGCAGATGAGCGCACGTCGCTGCTGCCGCTCGCTTATGCCGTCCACCTAAGCAAAACGGCCATCACCGAACCAGAGGCGCTTTGGCCATGA
- a CDS encoding YheC/YheD family protein, with protein sequence MISLGFVTLDEQQDRGYCTEVAKRAGRYGISVCRFSPLNIDPQTEHVHGFVFQEETNEWADAVFPIPPFLYDRCFYGHDDRSKKAKPIMRWLKQRPDLVFLGYGLPNKWEVYESLSAHPLLSAYVPPTVRLERADDMLELLRREQAVIAKPVHGSAGRGIYVIQKKGKTLSVQDGSGKERAVITRRRELDQLVTSLNRRDGYALQPLLSLSTPANEPFDLRVLLQKDETGRWIEQVRAVRIGHAGTWVANVRAGADIRPFADWLDCLPSPKRIVVLDSIETIIRTLPTYIDSEFGPLFEIGLDLGVADNGAVWILDVNSKPGRKVVNILSAEQQNGIYEAPLRYCLFLAGGGNSR encoded by the coding sequence TTGATTTCACTCGGTTTTGTCACCCTTGACGAACAGCAAGACCGCGGCTATTGCACCGAAGTGGCTAAACGCGCCGGGCGCTACGGCATTTCGGTTTGCCGTTTTTCGCCGCTGAATATTGACCCACAGACGGAACACGTTCACGGCTTTGTCTTTCAGGAAGAGACGAACGAATGGGCGGATGCCGTCTTTCCCATTCCACCGTTTTTATACGACCGTTGCTTTTACGGCCATGACGATCGTTCGAAAAAAGCGAAACCGATAATGCGTTGGCTAAAGCAGCGGCCTGACTTGGTCTTTTTAGGCTATGGCCTGCCCAACAAGTGGGAGGTGTACGAATCGCTTTCGGCCCATCCGCTTCTGTCGGCGTATGTGCCGCCGACCGTCCGTCTCGAACGCGCTGATGACATGCTCGAGCTTCTCCGTCGCGAACAGGCCGTCATTGCCAAGCCGGTGCACGGTTCCGCCGGACGCGGTATTTACGTTATCCAAAAAAAAGGGAAAACGTTATCCGTCCAAGACGGGAGCGGCAAAGAACGGGCGGTCATCACCCGCCGGAGAGAACTGGATCAGCTTGTCACCTCGTTGAACCGCCGCGACGGCTACGCGCTGCAGCCGCTTCTTTCACTGTCCACTCCGGCGAACGAACCGTTTGATCTTCGCGTTTTATTGCAAAAAGATGAAACCGGCCGTTGGATCGAACAAGTGCGGGCCGTGCGGATCGGGCACGCGGGAACGTGGGTGGCCAACGTCCGCGCTGGGGCCGATATTCGGCCATTTGCGGATTGGCTTGATTGCCTGCCGTCTCCAAAGCGCATCGTCGTGCTTGATAGTATCGAAACGATCATCCGCACACTGCCAACTTATATCGACAGTGAGTTCGGCCCACTGTTTGAGATTGGCTTAGATCTTGGCGTGGCCGACAACGGGGCGGTCTGGATTTTGGATGTGAATTCCAAACCAGGGAGAAAAGTCGTCAACATCCTCTCTGCGGAGCAACAAAACGGCATTTATGAAGCGCCGCTCCGCTACTGTTTGTTTTTGGCGGGCGGGGGGAACAGTCGATGA
- a CDS encoding YheC/YheD family protein, with protein sequence MIVIGYRRDTGEWVCKEAGGLYRFGSGQLVFTASLPDLTFAVRAQGGRVGPLVGILVSESSIPALLGGRKPWLETVIRSFHANGGITIVSTAAGIGEKTVSGYVFVPALERFVESFTPLPDAVYNRVKSREEEQSEPFQTAAARLAARGIPLVNRSFFRKSDVYDTLRTDRRLWPYLLPTALVDTVDDVRAWLDQYSCIYVKQDSGSRGNGLFRLTALPGAAAICESPRGQKRLRALDELAPLLQSCRYIVQAAADTDTWNGRRYDLRVLAHWQRGRYTITGVGVRLAGTQSLTTHTFHGGTVLPYTEVKERIDEQALGQLIALSGERLSERFGFVGEFSADIGVGRERQLYVYEMNAKPMVFDEPEIETQRLRRLNQLFAELAHLVP encoded by the coding sequence ATGATCGTGATCGGCTATCGGCGCGACACGGGCGAGTGGGTTTGCAAGGAAGCGGGCGGGCTTTATCGATTTGGCAGCGGCCAGCTCGTCTTCACCGCTTCTCTTCCCGATCTTACTTTTGCCGTTCGCGCACAAGGCGGGCGGGTCGGACCGCTTGTCGGCATTTTGGTGAGCGAATCGTCCATTCCGGCTTTGCTTGGCGGGAGAAAGCCGTGGCTTGAGACTGTCATCCGCTCGTTCCATGCTAATGGCGGGATCACCATCGTCAGCACAGCAGCCGGCATCGGTGAGAAAACGGTCTCCGGCTATGTATTCGTCCCGGCGCTCGAGCGTTTTGTCGAATCGTTTACCCCGTTGCCAGACGCCGTCTACAACCGGGTAAAAAGCCGCGAGGAAGAACAAAGCGAGCCGTTTCAAACAGCAGCGGCCCGGCTTGCCGCTCGCGGCATCCCGCTCGTCAACCGCTCCTTTTTCCGCAAGTCGGACGTTTACGACACATTGCGGACTGACCGTCGGCTTTGGCCGTACTTGTTGCCGACTGCACTTGTTGACACGGTGGATGACGTGCGTGCTTGGCTTGATCAATACAGCTGCATCTATGTCAAACAAGATAGCGGGTCAAGAGGAAACGGCTTATTCCGCCTCACCGCCTTGCCTGGGGCGGCGGCCATATGCGAATCTCCCCGCGGCCAAAAACGGTTGAGGGCGCTCGATGAGCTGGCGCCCCTTCTCCAATCTTGTCGTTACATTGTCCAAGCAGCAGCTGACACCGATACGTGGAACGGCCGCCGTTACGATTTGCGCGTGCTTGCTCATTGGCAGCGCGGCCGCTACACGATTACCGGCGTCGGTGTCCGCCTTGCCGGAACGCAGTCGCTGACCACCCACACTTTTCATGGTGGAACCGTATTGCCATACACAGAAGTCAAAGAACGCATCGACGAACAGGCGCTCGGGCAACTGATTGCCCTTAGCGGTGAACGCCTTAGCGAGCGGTTCGGCTTTGTCGGCGAATTTTCCGCCGACATCGGTGTCGGCCGCGAACGGCAGCTGTACGTTTATGAAATGAACGCCAAACCGATGGTGTTTGACGAACCGGAAATTGAAACGCAGCGTCTCAGGCGGCTTAATCAGCTGTTTGCCGAATTAGCTCATCTTGTGCCATAG
- a CDS encoding DUF445 domain-containing protein has product MDTFVYLLFMIAVGALIGGVTNFIAIVMLFRPYEPIYIFGKQLPFTPGLIPKRRRELAEQLGKTVVEHLVTPEGLRRKLTDHDFAVGMADWGREWLKRWLSRQETPAQLLERLGVHSPDERLSELAAKEIEQVYERWGETWRLRPIRDLLPPELKQTMEARVEALAGYLADRVLDYFSSEEGKQQLAGMIHRFFQERGMVGGMLQMLLGNVNFVDKVQSELSKFLRHAGTRAMLARLLWAEWNKWISYPLAAVEEMIGRRRIREAVSAAARSLVRNNGWLHRPIAVLIAPYEQKLFDRLVPQAVGAAVRVLGDKMEGIVAQLGLADIVRDQVESFSLRRLEAIILSIARRELKMITYLGAFLGGMIGAVQGVIGLWL; this is encoded by the coding sequence ATGGACACGTTCGTTTATTTGTTGTTTATGATCGCGGTCGGGGCGCTAATCGGTGGAGTGACGAACTTTATCGCGATCGTCATGTTGTTTCGCCCGTATGAGCCGATATACATATTTGGAAAACAGCTGCCGTTCACCCCTGGCTTGATCCCAAAACGGAGGCGGGAACTCGCGGAACAGCTCGGGAAAACAGTCGTTGAGCATTTAGTGACACCGGAAGGGCTGCGTCGGAAGCTAACGGATCATGACTTTGCTGTAGGAATGGCTGACTGGGGACGTGAATGGTTGAAACGATGGCTTTCGCGCCAAGAAACACCAGCACAGCTGCTCGAGCGCCTCGGCGTCCATTCGCCTGATGAACGGCTTAGCGAGTTGGCGGCTAAGGAGATCGAGCAGGTGTATGAACGATGGGGCGAAACGTGGCGTCTGCGGCCCATTCGCGATCTATTGCCGCCGGAACTGAAGCAAACGATGGAGGCGCGCGTTGAAGCCTTGGCCGGCTACCTGGCCGATCGGGTGCTCGATTATTTCAGCAGTGAAGAAGGAAAACAACAGCTGGCCGGCATGATCCACCGCTTTTTCCAGGAGAGAGGGATGGTCGGGGGCATGTTGCAAATGTTGCTCGGCAATGTCAATTTCGTCGATAAAGTGCAATCGGAGCTCAGCAAATTTTTGCGCCATGCCGGTACGAGAGCGATGCTCGCCCGCCTTCTTTGGGCGGAATGGAACAAATGGATCAGCTATCCGCTGGCCGCTGTTGAAGAGATGATCGGTCGCCGGCGCATTCGTGAGGCGGTGAGTGCCGCCGCCCGCAGTCTTGTGCGAAACAACGGCTGGCTGCACCGCCCCATCGCCGTGCTGATCGCTCCGTATGAACAAAAACTGTTCGACCGTCTCGTTCCGCAAGCGGTGGGCGCAGCGGTTCGCGTGCTTGGGGACAAAATGGAGGGGATCGTGGCGCAGCTCGGATTGGCGGACATTGTCCGCGATCAAGTTGAATCGTTTTCGCTAAGGCGATTAGAGGCGATCATTTTGTCGATCGCTCGCCGTGAGTTGAAAATGATCACGTATTTGGGCGCTTTTCTTGGCGGGATGATCGGCGCTGTTCAAGGCGTCATCGGCTTATGGCTGTAG
- a CDS encoding YlbF family regulator yields the protein MSESLHALARQLEQAIRASQPFQQLKQAYEDVRRDETAYRVFVSFRDIQLRLHEKQMSGAAILPDEIEQAQKAMALAQQNTKLARLMALEQQMSMTIAEVQQIAMKPLEELHRSLMGEK from the coding sequence ATGTCTGAATCTCTTCACGCACTCGCCAGACAACTTGAGCAGGCGATCCGGGCAAGCCAGCCGTTCCAACAACTGAAACAGGCATATGAAGATGTCCGCCGCGATGAAACCGCCTATCGGGTGTTTGTCAGCTTCCGCGACATTCAACTCCGGCTTCACGAAAAACAAATGAGCGGGGCTGCCATTTTGCCGGATGAAATCGAGCAGGCGCAAAAGGCGATGGCACTTGCCCAACAAAACACCAAACTAGCCCGTCTGATGGCGCTTGAACAACAAATGAGCATGACGATCGCCGAAGTCCAACAAATCGCCATGAAACCGCTCGAAGAGTTGCACCGCTCGCTGATGGGGGAAAAATAA
- a CDS encoding YheC/YheD family protein has product MNEQRTVAVLTEMKETSEQTYFGSIHRFCEELAQYGEERGLFVYVTSPSLYLQHIGYQWVGGEWRKRDVPPADVIYNRLHSRQSEYTPLFTGLLTRLAEEGGTIFNRRFLHKWEVHRYFERHEYLHPYLPKTALWNNEHTLEAFLAAFPSVFLKPIHGSQGRGIFCLERLDGGICLRHSTSASTAIYSSIDHVVSALRQRTKTTMIIQQGLDLRTFDGRPVDFRLLCHRVRNNDWRVTSAVARVAPPHQFVANLARGGELMAVNPVLREWYTASDAFQKKQLLKEIALEAAAVLTLEAEGLYGELGIDLAIDVHDHPWIIEVNTKPSKQTEPTASPQSVRPSAKAVMDYCLALMEERE; this is encoded by the coding sequence ATGAACGAACAACGAACCGTTGCCGTGCTGACGGAAATGAAGGAAACAAGTGAACAAACATATTTTGGCTCCATCCATCGTTTTTGCGAGGAACTGGCGCAATACGGGGAAGAGCGCGGCCTCTTTGTTTACGTCACATCGCCGTCGCTTTATTTGCAGCACATAGGCTATCAATGGGTTGGCGGTGAGTGGAGGAAACGAGATGTTCCTCCGGCTGATGTCATCTACAACCGGCTCCACTCGCGCCAATCGGAATATACTCCTTTGTTCACCGGGCTGCTCACCCGGCTTGCCGAGGAAGGGGGAACGATATTCAATCGCCGTTTTTTGCATAAATGGGAAGTGCATCGCTATTTCGAGCGGCACGAGTACTTGCATCCCTATTTGCCCAAAACGGCATTATGGAACAACGAACACACGCTTGAAGCCTTTTTGGCCGCCTTCCCATCCGTCTTTCTCAAACCGATCCACGGCAGCCAAGGGCGAGGGATTTTCTGCCTTGAACGTTTGGATGGCGGAATTTGTCTTCGCCACTCCACTTCCGCTTCGACAGCCATATACAGCTCGATAGACCATGTAGTTTCCGCTTTGCGGCAACGAACGAAGACGACAATGATCATTCAACAAGGGCTTGATCTCCGCACATTTGACGGCCGCCCGGTCGATTTCCGGCTTCTTTGCCATCGCGTTCGCAACAATGATTGGCGTGTTACCTCAGCGGTCGCCCGTGTGGCGCCGCCCCATCAGTTTGTCGCCAATCTCGCTCGGGGCGGGGAACTGATGGCGGTCAATCCCGTATTGCGAGAATGGTACACAGCATCAGACGCTTTCCAGAAAAAACAGCTTCTCAAAGAAATTGCGTTGGAAGCGGCGGCCGTGCTGACGCTTGAAGCGGAAGGGCTGTATGGGGAGTTGGGGATCGATCTCGCGATTGATGTCCATGACCATCCTTGGATCATTGAAGTGAACACAAAACCGTCGAAACAGACGGAACCGACAGCCTCTCCACAATCCGTTCGTCCGTCGGCGAAAGCAGTTATGGACTATTGTTTAGCATTGATGGAGGAAAGGGAGTGA